In a single window of the Mesorhizobium shangrilense genome:
- a CDS encoding arylesterase produces the protein MSFKRLFVAFSVIAIALIGLAARAEADPYRIVGFGDSLMAGYQLGPGEGFPDRLQAALRAKGHDVEVAGAGVSGDTTSGGLSRLDWSVPDGTDLVILELGANDMLRGITPELTETNLESMLSRLKERNIPVLLAGMMAAPNLGPDYASAFNGIYPRLAEKFGVPLYPFFLDGVAAQRDLLLADGMHPSAAGVDVMVQRILPVVEKVIAASSKGG, from the coding sequence GTGTCTTTCAAACGACTATTCGTTGCCTTTTCCGTAATCGCAATCGCCCTGATCGGCCTTGCCGCCCGGGCGGAGGCGGACCCCTACCGTATCGTCGGTTTCGGCGACAGCCTGATGGCCGGCTACCAGCTGGGCCCCGGCGAAGGGTTTCCGGACAGGCTGCAGGCGGCGCTGAGGGCGAAGGGGCACGACGTGGAGGTCGCGGGCGCAGGCGTCTCCGGCGACACTACCAGCGGCGGGCTCTCCAGGCTCGACTGGTCTGTGCCGGATGGAACGGACCTTGTCATCCTCGAACTCGGCGCCAACGACATGCTGCGCGGAATCACACCGGAACTGACCGAAACGAACCTCGAATCCATGCTTTCGCGCCTGAAGGAGCGGAACATTCCCGTGCTGCTCGCCGGCATGATGGCCGCCCCCAATCTCGGCCCGGACTACGCCTCGGCGTTCAATGGGATCTATCCGCGGCTGGCCGAGAAGTTTGGCGTCCCCCTCTACCCGTTCTTCCTCGACGGCGTGGCGGCGCAGCGCGATCTCCTGCTCGCCGACGGCATGCATCCCTCGGCTGCCGGCGTCGACGTCATGGTCCAGCGCATACTTCCGGTTGTCGAAAAAGTGATCGCGGCGTCATCGAAGGGAGGGTGA
- a CDS encoding cupin domain-containing protein, with protein sequence MAKVLDKGITENGKGYAGVTWNILGQIYYPKAVCDSSFAFETNSAPGQFVPVHIHPTQDEFILVQEGELDLKLDGVWSKARAGDLVRMPRGIPHGYFNKSDKPARALFWVSPAGRLEDLFHALHDLQDIPRVIELSAQHDVDFLPPEANE encoded by the coding sequence ATGGCCAAGGTACTCGACAAGGGCATAACGGAAAACGGCAAGGGCTACGCAGGGGTGACGTGGAACATCCTCGGGCAGATCTATTACCCGAAGGCTGTCTGCGACTCGTCGTTCGCGTTCGAGACCAACTCCGCGCCCGGGCAGTTCGTCCCGGTCCACATCCATCCGACGCAGGACGAGTTCATCCTCGTGCAGGAGGGCGAACTGGACCTGAAACTGGACGGCGTCTGGTCGAAGGCACGCGCCGGCGACCTGGTGCGGATGCCGAGGGGCATCCCGCACGGCTACTTCAACAAGTCGGACAAGCCGGCCCGCGCCCTGTTCTGGGTCTCGCCGGCCGGCAGGCTCGAGGATCTCTTCCACGCACTGCACGACCTGCAGGACATCCCGCGCGTGATCGAGCTGTCCGCCCAGCACGACGTCGACTTTCTGCCGCCCGAGGCGAACGAGTAA
- a CDS encoding SDR family NAD(P)-dependent oxidoreductase, whose amino-acid sequence MTHALVTGGGTGVGKAIALALAEAGMEVTICGRRREPLEAVASGHERIAAMTADVTDEASMAELHAAAEHARGPFGLVVANAGAAASGPASKVTLEDWNQALAVNLTGAFLTVKPALPGMIARKSGRIVFIASTAGLKGYPYVAPYVAAKHGVVGLMRALATETARTAVTVNAVCPGFTETDLLADSVRRIVEKTGRTEAEARASLSASNPQGRFIQPEEIAGAVLWLASDAAASVTGQAISISGGETW is encoded by the coding sequence ATGACCCACGCCCTCGTCACCGGTGGCGGCACTGGCGTCGGCAAGGCCATCGCGCTGGCGCTCGCGGAAGCCGGCATGGAGGTCACCATCTGCGGGCGGCGGCGCGAGCCGCTGGAGGCGGTCGCTTCCGGGCATGAGCGCATCGCCGCCATGACCGCCGACGTCACCGACGAGGCCTCAATGGCCGAGCTTCATGCGGCAGCGGAGCACGCCCGCGGCCCGTTCGGCCTCGTCGTCGCCAATGCCGGCGCAGCGGCCAGCGGGCCTGCCTCGAAGGTCACACTCGAAGACTGGAACCAGGCTCTCGCCGTCAATCTCACCGGCGCATTCCTCACCGTGAAGCCGGCGCTGCCGGGCATGATCGCCCGCAAGTCGGGCCGCATCGTCTTCATCGCCTCCACGGCGGGCCTGAAGGGCTATCCCTATGTCGCGCCCTACGTGGCCGCCAAGCACGGGGTCGTCGGGCTGATGCGCGCGCTTGCCACCGAAACCGCCAGGACGGCGGTGACCGTCAACGCGGTGTGCCCCGGCTTCACCGAAACCGACCTGCTCGCCGATTCGGTCAGGCGCATCGTCGAGAAGACCGGCCGCACCGAGGCGGAGGCGCGCGCCAGCCTCTCCGCCAGCAATCCGCAGGGCCGCTTCATCCAACCAGAAGAAATCGCCGGCGCGGTGCTCTGGCTGGCCAGCGATGCTGCGGCCTCCGTCACCGGGCAGGCAATCTCCATCTCAGGAGGGGAAACATGGTAG
- a CDS encoding alpha/beta hydrolase — MIHRRIVDWDDAYANGVNIPGGDRWPAAWIGPAAAYRESMSAAGRAKLDLAYGEVPRNRFDLFLPEGAPKGLVVYIHGGWWKAFDKSVWSHLAAGSVDSGYAVAMPSYTLCPEARIADITREVAKAVEAAAAMIEGPIMLTGHSAGGHLATRMVTTTSPLPASVVGRVRHVVSIAGLHDLRATMRIPMYSDLGIDEAEALAESPALLVPAEGTRLTCWVGGAERAEFVRQSALLANIWTGLGAATAEVVEPDRHHFTIVDGLADKDHPLTRALLSE, encoded by the coding sequence ATGATCCATCGCCGTATCGTCGACTGGGACGACGCCTATGCCAACGGGGTCAACATTCCCGGCGGCGACCGCTGGCCGGCGGCCTGGATCGGACCCGCTGCAGCATACCGCGAGTCGATGTCCGCTGCCGGTCGCGCAAAGCTCGACCTCGCCTATGGCGAGGTCCCCCGCAACCGGTTCGACCTCTTCCTGCCGGAGGGAGCGCCGAAGGGCCTCGTCGTCTACATCCACGGCGGATGGTGGAAGGCGTTCGACAAGAGCGTCTGGTCGCACCTCGCCGCGGGTTCGGTAGACAGCGGCTATGCGGTCGCCATGCCCTCCTACACGCTCTGCCCCGAAGCCCGGATCGCCGACATCACGCGCGAGGTGGCGAAGGCCGTGGAAGCGGCGGCCGCCATGATCGAGGGGCCGATCATGCTCACCGGCCATTCTGCCGGCGGGCATCTTGCCACGCGCATGGTGACGACCACCTCGCCGCTACCGGCTTCGGTGGTCGGCAGGGTGCGCCACGTCGTCTCCATTGCCGGACTGCACGACCTCAGGGCGACGATGCGCATTCCCATGTACAGCGACCTCGGCATCGACGAGGCGGAGGCGCTGGCCGAGAGCCCGGCGCTGCTCGTGCCGGCGGAGGGGACGCGCCTCACCTGCTGGGTCGGCGGGGCGGAGCGTGCGGAGTTCGTCCGCCAGAGCGCGCTGCTTGCCAATATCTGGACGGGGCTCGGCGCCGCGACCGCCGAGGTCGTCGAGCCCGACCGCCACCATTTCACGATCGTCGACGGACTGGCCGACAAGGACCATCCGCTGACCCGGGCGCTCTTGTCGGAATGA
- a CDS encoding acyl-CoA dehydrogenase family protein: MPDRSFLSWPFFEPRHREYAERLDDWCAKNLPVDHHDVDAACRNLVRMLGDAGWLKPTAVDAADPAPLDVRTLCLTRETLARHDGLADFAFAMQGLGTGAISLFGEAHHKEWLAKTRTGDAISAFALSEPRSGSDVANMDMTARRDGGGFVLDGEKTWISNGGIADLYVVFARTGEAPGAKGISCFLVPADTPGLAVAERLEVIAPHPLARLSFENCRVPASAMIGKPGEGFKIAMSVLDVFRSTVGAAALGFARRALDESVSRVSSRNLFGAPLFDLQMVQGHIADMALDVDAAALLIYRAAWTKDMGAPRVTREAAMAKLYATDRAQSVIDKAVQLHGGDGIRKGHIVESLYREIRALRIYEGASDVQKVVIARQMLA, from the coding sequence ATGCCTGACCGCTCCTTCCTCTCCTGGCCGTTCTTCGAGCCCCGTCACCGCGAATACGCGGAGCGTCTGGACGACTGGTGCGCAAAGAACCTTCCCGTCGACCACCACGACGTCGATGCCGCATGCCGCAACCTTGTTCGGATGCTGGGCGACGCCGGGTGGCTCAAGCCCACGGCTGTTGACGCCGCCGATCCCGCACCGCTCGACGTGCGCACGCTTTGCCTCACCCGCGAGACACTGGCGCGCCATGACGGGCTGGCCGATTTCGCCTTCGCCATGCAAGGCCTGGGCACGGGCGCGATCAGCCTGTTCGGCGAGGCGCACCACAAGGAGTGGCTTGCCAAGACGCGCACCGGCGACGCGATCTCGGCCTTCGCGCTGTCGGAGCCGCGCTCGGGTTCCGACGTCGCCAACATGGACATGACAGCCCGCCGCGACGGCGGCGGCTTCGTGCTCGACGGCGAGAAGACCTGGATCTCCAATGGCGGCATCGCGGATCTCTACGTCGTCTTTGCCCGCACCGGCGAGGCGCCCGGCGCGAAGGGCATCTCCTGCTTCCTCGTTCCGGCCGACACGCCGGGCCTGGCCGTCGCGGAGCGTCTCGAGGTGATCGCTCCCCACCCGCTGGCCCGGCTTTCCTTCGAAAACTGCCGCGTGCCGGCCTCGGCCATGATCGGCAAGCCGGGAGAAGGGTTCAAGATCGCCATGTCGGTGCTCGACGTGTTCCGCTCCACTGTGGGCGCCGCAGCGCTCGGCTTCGCACGGCGCGCGCTCGACGAGAGCGTTTCGCGGGTGTCGTCGCGCAACCTGTTCGGCGCGCCGTTGTTCGACCTGCAGATGGTGCAGGGCCACATCGCCGACATGGCGTTGGACGTCGACGCCGCGGCACTGCTGATCTACCGTGCGGCCTGGACCAAGGACATGGGCGCGCCGCGCGTGACGCGGGAGGCCGCCATGGCAAAGCTGTACGCCACCGACCGCGCCCAGAGCGTCATCGACAAGGCTGTCCAGCTGCACGGCGGCGACGGCATCCGCAAGGGACACATCGTCGAGAGCCTCTACAGAGAGATTCGTGCGCTGCGCATCTACGAGGGGGCATCCGACGTACAGAAAGTGGTGATCGCACGACAAATGCTTGCATGA
- a CDS encoding adenylate/guanylate cyclase domain-containing protein yields the protein MKQEDVDRIAAWLAVSGLGEANEGALAREFCGRCMAAGLPLGRGFVMIDTLHPLHEARAFFWDEDPENAFREEELPFSREGSGREQWLRSPFLHMLRDRRTTLRCRLEAGETHDYSALEELREQGQTDYFAIVHRFRDSEVLDEVYAFYARWTTRRQGGFSDDEIIALERLSVLLGLAIRAAAQARLARTLVEAYLGRDPGRRILSGRIIRGEVERINTVLWFSDMTGYTTLSEKIESDQLIPLLNDYAEVAIAAIHGAGGDVLKLIGDGVLAIFPEAELSDACVAAMRAEADLRRRIADLQASRRSKGLPVADLYLGLHVGDVFYGNIGSPDRLDFTVVGPAVNEANRIASMCRSVDRHMLCSSAFADLLPAEEREKLVSVGRFALRGVGHATDLLTLDPELVAPPGS from the coding sequence TTGAAACAGGAAGACGTCGATCGGATAGCGGCCTGGCTCGCGGTGTCGGGCCTTGGCGAAGCGAACGAAGGCGCTCTGGCGCGCGAGTTCTGCGGCCGGTGCATGGCGGCCGGGCTTCCTCTCGGCCGCGGCTTCGTGATGATCGACACGCTCCATCCCCTGCACGAGGCGCGCGCCTTCTTCTGGGACGAGGACCCGGAGAACGCCTTCCGTGAGGAGGAACTGCCGTTCAGCCGGGAAGGGTCCGGCCGGGAGCAATGGTTGCGCAGCCCGTTCCTGCACATGCTGCGCGACCGCAGGACGACGCTCCGCTGTCGCCTCGAAGCAGGCGAGACGCACGATTACTCGGCGCTCGAGGAGCTTCGCGAGCAGGGCCAGACCGACTACTTCGCCATCGTCCACCGCTTCCGCGACTCCGAGGTGCTGGACGAGGTCTATGCCTTCTATGCCCGCTGGACGACGCGCCGGCAGGGTGGGTTCTCGGACGACGAGATCATCGCGCTGGAGCGGCTGTCCGTGCTGCTCGGGCTGGCGATCCGCGCCGCGGCGCAGGCGCGCCTGGCGCGGACGCTGGTCGAGGCCTATCTCGGCCGCGATCCGGGCCGACGCATCCTGTCGGGAAGGATCATCCGCGGCGAGGTGGAGCGCATCAACACCGTGCTTTGGTTCTCGGACATGACCGGCTACACGACGCTGTCGGAAAAGATCGAGTCCGACCAGCTCATCCCGCTGCTCAACGACTATGCCGAGGTGGCGATCGCCGCGATCCACGGGGCCGGCGGCGACGTCCTCAAGCTGATCGGCGACGGCGTCCTGGCGATCTTCCCCGAAGCCGAGTTGAGTGACGCCTGCGTCGCTGCCATGCGGGCCGAGGCGGACCTGCGCCGGCGGATTGCCGATCTCCAGGCGTCGCGCCGGTCGAAGGGCCTGCCTGTCGCCGACCTGTATCTCGGCCTTCACGTGGGAGACGTCTTCTACGGCAATATCGGCAGTCCCGACCGGCTCGACTTCACCGTGGTCGGGCCGGCGGTCAACGAGGCGAACCGCATCGCCTCCATGTGCCGCTCGGTCGATCGCCACATGCTGTGCTCGTCCGCTTTCGCAGACCTCCTGCCGGCCGAGGAACGCGAAAAACTGGTTTCGGTCGGCCGCTTCGCGCTGCGCGGCGTCGGCCATGCGACGGATCTCCTGACGCTCGATCCGGAGCTGGTCGCGCCGCCTGGCTCCTGA
- a CDS encoding MarR family winged helix-turn-helix transcriptional regulator, with the protein MVAAAIAERPKEHQRLKLWIRILRVSRLIEGQLRERLKTEFDTTLPRFDVMAALYRQPEGMLMSDLSRYLLVSNGNVTGIVDRLVTDGHVARSQREGDRRTSIVTLTPLGTAFFEKVAAAHEVWIDAFLADIDEQDAGRLAGILKSFRSNWEHGA; encoded by the coding sequence ATGGTAGCGGCCGCCATCGCCGAGCGACCGAAGGAGCACCAGCGCCTAAAACTCTGGATCCGCATCCTGCGCGTCTCGCGCCTGATCGAGGGCCAACTGCGCGAGCGGCTGAAGACCGAATTCGACACGACGCTTCCCCGCTTCGACGTGATGGCGGCGCTCTACCGGCAGCCGGAAGGCATGCTGATGAGCGACCTGTCGCGCTACCTGCTCGTCTCCAACGGCAACGTCACCGGCATTGTCGACCGGCTGGTCACCGACGGCCACGTCGCCCGCTCGCAGCGCGAGGGCGACCGCCGCACCTCGATCGTTACCCTCACGCCCTTGGGAACCGCATTTTTCGAGAAGGTGGCGGCGGCCCACGAGGTCTGGATCGACGCCTTCCTGGCCGACATCGACGAACAGGACGCAGGTCGTCTTGCCGGCATCCTGAAATCCTTCCGCAGCAATTGGGAGCACGGCGCATGA
- a CDS encoding enoyl-CoA hydratase family protein, with the protein MAGLKPTHFHWQAEGGVAQIRLARPERKNPLTFESYAELRDTFRDLVYADDIHAVVFLPNGGNFCSGGDVHEIIGPLVGMDMKELLAFTRMTGDFVKAMINCGKPIISAIDGVAVGAGAIIAMASDLRIATPEAKTAFLFTRVGLAGCDMGACAMLPRIIGQGRAAELLYTGRTMSAEEGERWGFFNRLVSAADLEKEALELAGRIVAGPTFAHGITKTQLNQEWSMGLDQAIEAEAQAQAICMQTRDFERAYKAFVAKEKPVFQGD; encoded by the coding sequence ATGGCCGGGCTGAAGCCCACGCATTTCCACTGGCAGGCCGAAGGCGGCGTCGCGCAGATCAGGCTGGCCCGCCCGGAGCGCAAGAACCCGCTGACATTCGAGTCCTACGCCGAGCTGCGCGACACCTTCCGCGACCTCGTCTATGCCGATGACATCCATGCCGTGGTGTTCCTGCCCAACGGCGGCAACTTCTGCTCGGGCGGCGACGTCCATGAGATCATCGGGCCGCTGGTCGGCATGGACATGAAGGAGCTGCTCGCCTTCACGCGCATGACAGGCGACTTCGTCAAGGCGATGATCAATTGCGGCAAGCCCATCATCTCGGCGATCGACGGCGTGGCCGTCGGCGCGGGCGCCATCATCGCCATGGCGTCGGACCTGCGCATCGCCACCCCGGAGGCGAAGACCGCCTTCCTCTTCACCCGCGTCGGCTTGGCCGGCTGCGACATGGGCGCCTGCGCCATGCTGCCGAGGATCATCGGCCAGGGTCGCGCTGCGGAACTGCTCTACACCGGCCGCACGATGAGCGCCGAGGAAGGCGAGCGCTGGGGCTTCTTCAACCGGCTGGTTTCGGCGGCCGATCTGGAGAAGGAGGCGCTGGAACTGGCCGGTCGCATCGTCGCCGGCCCGACCTTCGCCCACGGCATCACCAAGACGCAGTTGAACCAGGAATGGTCGATGGGCCTCGACCAGGCCATCGAGGCCGAAGCCCAGGCGCAGGCGATCTGCATGCAGACGCGCGACTTCGAGCGGGCGTACAAGGCGTTCGTGGCGAAGGAAAAGCCGGTGTTTCAGGGGGATTGA
- a CDS encoding usg protein, which produces MNTHSEMELMLRGYGLTTAEILYHMPDHPHLLQTYIWQDYDLAPKFPVLFRFIDFWKEKLEGPLHSIAYSHRKLIAPNEWRNVTGEFRLH; this is translated from the coding sequence ATGAACACACATTCGGAAATGGAGCTGATGCTCCGGGGGTACGGCCTGACGACGGCCGAGATTCTCTACCACATGCCGGATCATCCGCATCTGCTGCAGACCTACATCTGGCAGGACTACGATCTGGCGCCGAAGTTCCCGGTCCTTTTCCGCTTCATCGACTTCTGGAAGGAGAAGCTCGAGGGGCCGCTGCACTCGATCGCCTATTCGCACCGCAAGCTCATCGCGCCGAACGAATGGCGCAACGTGACCGGGGAGTTCCGGCTGCACTGA
- a CDS encoding serine hydrolase domain-containing protein, translating into MNRRSILALAATAPFLKPTLLGAQPAAPTTIPSLLDDAARLEPLRTALVLQDGETVSERGYRGNAPDRPTNIKSASKSILSAMVGIAIDKGLLEGPDQKIAPLLRRELPADPDPRMNEVTIGHLLSMQAGLARTSGPNYGRWVSSRDWVRAALAMPFEDEPGGAMLYSTGSSHLLSAILTRVGGKPTLALARDWFAPVEGFRIAAWDRDPQGIYLGGNQMAMSPRSLAAFGELYRNEGRTPAGQQVVPAAWVAASWRQRTNSRFNGDGYGYGWFLRELGGRPVVYAWGYGGQMLYIAPSLRLTIVMTSAEDNPSARTGYRDELHALAAGIIVAAGTLG; encoded by the coding sequence ATGAACAGACGCTCCATCCTCGCCCTGGCTGCAACGGCGCCGTTCCTGAAGCCGACGCTGCTTGGCGCTCAGCCCGCCGCTCCGACCACGATTCCCTCCCTGCTCGATGACGCCGCGCGCCTGGAGCCGCTGCGGACCGCGCTCGTCCTCCAGGATGGCGAAACGGTGTCGGAGCGCGGCTATCGGGGCAACGCGCCGGACCGGCCGACCAACATCAAGTCGGCGTCCAAGTCGATCCTCTCGGCCATGGTCGGGATCGCCATCGACAAGGGGCTGCTGGAGGGACCTGACCAGAAGATCGCGCCGCTCCTGCGCCGCGAGCTGCCGGCCGACCCCGACCCGCGCATGAACGAGGTGACCATCGGCCATCTCCTGTCCATGCAGGCGGGACTGGCGCGCACGTCCGGGCCGAACTACGGGCGCTGGGTGTCGAGCCGCGACTGGGTGCGCGCGGCGCTGGCGATGCCTTTCGAGGACGAGCCGGGCGGCGCCATGCTTTATTCCACCGGTTCCTCCCATCTCCTGTCGGCGATCCTGACGCGCGTCGGCGGCAAGCCGACGCTGGCGCTGGCGCGCGACTGGTTCGCGCCCGTCGAAGGTTTCCGCATCGCCGCATGGGACCGCGATCCGCAGGGCATCTATCTCGGCGGCAACCAGATGGCGATGAGCCCGCGCTCGCTGGCGGCCTTCGGCGAGCTCTACCGCAACGAGGGGCGTACGCCGGCAGGGCAACAGGTCGTGCCGGCGGCCTGGGTCGCGGCGTCCTGGCGGCAGCGAACCAACTCGCGCTTCAACGGCGATGGCTACGGCTACGGCTGGTTCCTGCGCGAACTCGGCGGACGTCCCGTCGTCTATGCCTGGGGCTATGGCGGGCAGATGCTCTACATCGCGCCCTCGCTGCGGCTGACGATCGTGATGACCTCCGCCGAGGACAACCCGTCGGCGCGCACGGGCTACCGGGATGAACTCCACGCGCTGGCCGCCGGCATCATCGTCGCTGCCGGGACGCTGGGATAG
- the thpR gene encoding RNA 2',3'-cyclic phosphodiesterase, which yields MPRLFTALEIPRDAALSLSLLRGGLPGARWVDVENYHLTLRFIGDVEGHVADEIANALDRVRRPSFQLTLSGVGAFGSKKPHSIWAGALASPDLNALQAEIERICQRLGLPADPRKFTPHVTLARLKNSSLSDVAHYLSSRGNFAAMPFRVGRFVLMSSRESVGGGPYIVEETWPLAGSDARGAGAAAGAVDAFRFMR from the coding sequence ATGCCACGACTTTTCACCGCCCTCGAAATTCCGCGTGATGCCGCCCTTTCCCTCTCGCTGCTGCGTGGAGGCCTGCCGGGAGCCCGGTGGGTCGATGTGGAGAACTACCACCTGACGTTGCGCTTCATCGGCGACGTCGAGGGCCACGTCGCCGACGAGATCGCCAATGCGCTGGACCGTGTACGGCGACCCTCCTTCCAGCTCACGCTTTCGGGCGTCGGGGCATTCGGCTCCAAGAAGCCGCACTCCATCTGGGCGGGGGCGCTTGCCTCGCCGGACCTCAATGCGCTCCAGGCGGAGATCGAGCGCATCTGCCAGCGGCTCGGGCTGCCGGCCGATCCGCGCAAGTTCACCCCGCACGTGACGCTCGCGCGGCTCAAGAATTCCAGTCTCTCCGACGTCGCGCACTATCTCTCCTCGCGCGGCAATTTTGCCGCCATGCCGTTCCGCGTCGGCCGCTTCGTGCTGATGTCGTCGCGCGAATCGGTCGGCGGCGGCCCCTACATCGTCGAGGAGACATGGCCGCTGGCGGGCTCGGATGCGCGGGGCGCCGGTGCGGCTGCCGGCGCGGTCGACGCCTTCCGCTTCATGCGCTGA
- a CDS encoding bifunctional salicylyl-CoA 5-hydroxylase/oxidoreductase, translating to MKVAVLGGGPAGLYFAICMKLRDAAHDVTVYERNRPDDTFGWGVVLSAETLDNLTRNDPVSAQWIRRNFAYWDDVAVIKDGVKTVSTGHGFCGIGRKRLLQLLQQRARELGVKLNFETEIDGPQAFMDTHDIVLAADGLNSKSRAAFADVFKPDIDVRKCKFVWLGTHQKFDDAFTFIFEKTEHGWVWAHAYQFDRDTATFIVECSQDTWDKFGFGDMSKEESIETCERIFEKYLGGYSLMSNAAHVRGSAWINFPRVLCERWSYKNLALMGDAAASAHFSIGSGSKLALESAVALADNLHSEPTLEGAFQKYEEARRTEVLKLQSAARNSLEWFEDVERYLGLDPVQFNYSLLTRSQRISHENLRLRDPSWLGGAEAWFQDRAGATNMQRAPMFAPFRLREMHLENRIVVSPMAQYKAVDGCPTDWHFAHYAERAKGGAGLLYIEMTCVSPEGRITPGCPGFYAPEHEVAWKRLVDFVHAETEAKICAQIGHSGPKGSTKVGWEGTDVPLDDGNWPVMAASDVAWSPDNQTPKPMTRADMDMVRDQFVAAAEMAGRCGFDMLELHAAHGYLLSSFITPITNRRTDEYGGSLENRMRYPLEVFQAVRAVWPQEKPISMRISANDWVPGEGVDPAEAVEIARLLKAAGVDICDVSAGQTSARAKPVYGRMFQTPFSDRIRNETGMATMAVGNIFEPDHVNSILMAGRADLVCLARPHLADPYWTLHQAVKLNDRHVKWPDPYLPGRDQAYRLAERQDQMTGKV from the coding sequence ATGAAGGTTGCGGTACTCGGCGGTGGTCCGGCGGGCCTCTATTTCGCGATCTGCATGAAACTACGCGACGCCGCGCACGATGTCACCGTGTACGAGCGCAACCGTCCGGACGACACCTTCGGTTGGGGCGTGGTGCTGTCGGCGGAGACGCTGGACAACCTCACGCGCAACGACCCGGTCAGCGCGCAGTGGATCCGCCGGAATTTCGCCTACTGGGACGACGTGGCCGTCATCAAGGACGGCGTGAAGACCGTCTCCACCGGCCACGGCTTCTGCGGCATCGGGCGCAAGCGCCTGCTCCAGCTCCTGCAGCAGCGGGCGCGCGAGCTCGGCGTGAAGCTGAACTTCGAGACCGAGATCGACGGACCGCAGGCCTTCATGGACACCCATGACATCGTGCTTGCGGCCGACGGGCTGAACTCCAAGTCGCGCGCGGCCTTCGCCGACGTCTTCAAGCCCGACATCGACGTGCGCAAGTGCAAGTTCGTCTGGCTGGGCACCCACCAGAAGTTCGACGACGCCTTCACCTTCATCTTCGAGAAGACGGAGCACGGCTGGGTGTGGGCCCACGCCTACCAGTTCGACCGCGACACGGCGACCTTTATCGTCGAGTGCAGTCAGGACACCTGGGACAAGTTCGGCTTCGGCGACATGTCAAAGGAAGAGTCCATCGAGACCTGCGAGCGGATCTTCGAGAAATATCTCGGCGGCTACAGCCTGATGTCGAACGCCGCCCACGTCCGCGGCTCGGCCTGGATCAACTTCCCGCGGGTGCTCTGCGAGCGCTGGTCGTACAAGAACCTCGCGCTGATGGGCGACGCGGCTGCGAGCGCGCACTTCTCCATCGGCTCCGGCAGCAAGCTGGCGCTGGAGAGCGCGGTGGCGCTGGCCGACAACCTGCACTCCGAGCCCACCCTCGAGGGTGCGTTCCAGAAATACGAGGAAGCGCGGCGCACCGAGGTGCTTAAGCTGCAGTCGGCGGCGCGCAATTCGCTCGAATGGTTCGAGGATGTCGAGCGCTACCTCGGCCTCGACCCGGTGCAGTTCAACTATTCGCTGCTCACCCGCTCGCAGCGCATCAGCCACGAGAACCTCAGGCTGCGCGATCCCTCGTGGCTGGGCGGCGCCGAAGCCTGGTTCCAGGATCGCGCCGGCGCAACCAACATGCAGCGCGCGCCGATGTTCGCGCCGTTCCGGCTGCGCGAGATGCACCTGGAGAACCGCATCGTCGTGTCGCCGATGGCCCAGTACAAGGCCGTCGACGGCTGCCCGACCGACTGGCACTTCGCCCATTACGCCGAGCGCGCCAAGGGCGGCGCCGGCCTCCTCTACATCGAGATGACCTGCGTCTCGCCGGAAGGCCGCATCACGCCCGGCTGCCCGGGTTTCTACGCGCCGGAGCACGAGGTCGCGTGGAAGCGGCTGGTCGACTTCGTCCATGCCGAGACCGAGGCCAAGATCTGCGCGCAGATCGGCCATTCCGGCCCGAAGGGCTCGACCAAGGTGGGCTGGGAAGGCACCGACGTTCCGCTGGACGACGGCAACTGGCCGGTGATGGCGGCCTCCGACGTCGCCTGGTCGCCCGACAACCAGACGCCGAAGCCGATGACGCGGGCCGACATGGACATGGTACGCGACCAGTTCGTCGCCGCGGCCGAGATGGCGGGCCGCTGCGGCTTCGACATGCTGGAGCTGCACGCCGCCCATGGCTACCTGCTCTCCTCCTTCATCACGCCGATCACCAACCGCCGCACCGACGAATATGGCGGATCGCTCGAGAACCGGATGCGCTACCCGCTGGAGGTGTTCCAGGCGGTGCGCGCCGTGTGGCCGCAGGAGAAGCCTATCTCGATGCGCATCTCGGCCAACGACTGGGTGCCCGGCGAGGGCGTCGACCCGGCCGAGGCCGTCGAGATCGCAAGGCTCCTGAAGGCGGCGGGCGTCGACATCTGCGACGTCTCCGCCGGGCAGACTTCCGCCCGCGCCAAGCCGGTGTACGGCCGCATGTTCCAGACGCCGTTCTCCGATCGCATCCGCAACGAGACCGGCATGGCGACCATGGCGGTCGGGAACATCTTCGAGCCGGACCACGTCAACTCGATCCTGATGGCGGGCCGCGCCGACCTCGTCTGCCTCGCCCGCCCGCACCTCGCCGATCCCTACTGGACCCTGCACCAGGCGGTGAAGCTCAACGACCGCCACGTGAAATGGCCCGACCCATACCTGCCCGGCCGCGACCAGGCCTACCGTCTGGCCGAGCGGCAGGACCAGATGACGGGGAAGGTGTGA